From a single Candidatus Thorarchaeota archaeon genomic region:
- a CDS encoding DNA-directed RNA polymerase subunit M — protein MILEFCEKCGAMMLPTKKEDGSRVLKCRECGHEKPLTKTAEDYRVKYRIDHSPREKIVVIEDEDRSTEEMTEDERRERRKAILEFLQLEDGD, from the coding sequence ATGATCTTGGAGTTCTGTGAGAAATGTGGCGCAATGATGTTGCCCACCAAAAAAGAAGATGGCAGTAGAGTGCTCAAATGTCGCGAATGCGGGCATGAGAAGCCATTGACCAAGACTGCTGAGGACTATCGTGTCAAGTACCGCATTGACCATTCTCCTCGGGAAAAGATCGTGGTCATCGAAGATGAGGACCGTTCCACTGAGGAGATGACCGAAGACGAGCGCAGAGAACGCCGGAAGGCCATTCTAGAGTTCCTACAACTCGAAGATGGTGACTAA
- a CDS encoding S8 family serine peptidase: MNFQALSSIYGADIPVMVSFVDDVSASVVDRILATGVRFSFGSPQLSHVNEFYLLRGSASALETLMNTGLVRSIDVQSSINYLQSTRDVSIPEINADDAWNMLDGLGRNLTGQDILIADLDTGVDWKHPDLWFPGDTAYSWIDSTSDGKPSNGSDYVDLNGDFSGTADEVLYYIDLDSDGTYNTTTDWLWVDNISQNAEPDPGEPFFVVNDTNGNDALDVGETLVMLTTPKTKYIVEKDGTPQADLQVWVRGVNLTASTHQDTDGHGTAVAGILLGGQLNYRKYVGVAPDSELMMVRVLGSSGTALSVEEGLTWAYNHGADVILTEIGSWTYEYLDGSDSAETLINTIVSNGVPVISPAGNLGGKDKHALFNVTADTQHQTDFTIPAPDGTYVVYDINNVYITVLSINSTDFWTCNFSLIMNLAVWGGPPALTTYLHPGNGYLTFNAEPAVVWGGNTFTIESFISSSSRNTQMLGIWIHGTLPTTGSSPPWHQVNITAPSNMTFHAYISDDQSSWSGGCIWKSDMSNDYEITWPSTADDALSVASYRTRNIFAGNSVGDIASFSSRGPRIDETQKLGVAAPGGYDIISDYSNASAWQAWFNGNGQLPFGAAFGSYRLFSGTSASGPHVAGCAALMLQRDSSKGSSVKALIQNNARSDGFTGTVPNSIWGYGKLDVQAAVAAIDVASPTIHSVGLTPSVVEYYQTVEFEANVTDDSSVDSVYLKYQTNGWTSPTWAKMTLQGTGNFTVTVGPFVYNSTVFYTIYANDTSGNDAESTVANFIVGDSVAPSFANFWRSAATPGAGNPVEIRVDVVEPSGASGVDTVLLNWSASAGVWTITTMTATTGDTYSATISGQSEGTIVYYYFIANDTAGNLNASTIISYTTVAAESVPPSINSVTRDPETPDSTQSVTVTANVTDSSGVDMVILEYYNGSAWINVTMTHVGDYYEATIPALPEGATVTYRVHARDNVGNWAVSSDFSYTVTGGTTTTTTTTTTTTTTTTTTAPTTTTPTSSTLPDKADPLILGAMFGIILILIILSVKWSRREQ; the protein is encoded by the coding sequence TTGAACTTTCAGGCTCTTTCTTCGATCTATGGTGCTGACATTCCTGTCATGGTGTCATTCGTTGATGATGTGAGTGCTTCTGTAGTTGATCGGATTTTGGCGACAGGAGTCAGATTTAGCTTTGGTTCTCCTCAACTCAGTCATGTGAATGAGTTCTATTTGCTGCGAGGAAGTGCTTCGGCTCTTGAAACTCTCATGAACACGGGATTGGTTCGGTCAATCGATGTTCAGTCTTCGATAAACTATCTCCAATCCACACGCGATGTTTCGATTCCTGAGATCAATGCTGATGATGCGTGGAATATGTTAGATGGACTTGGACGCAATCTCACAGGCCAAGATATCCTCATTGCAGACTTGGATACGGGAGTGGACTGGAAGCATCCCGATCTCTGGTTTCCCGGGGATACTGCATATTCATGGATCGATTCCACTTCTGACGGAAAGCCCTCCAATGGTAGTGATTATGTGGATCTCAATGGCGACTTTAGTGGGACTGCGGACGAGGTCCTGTACTATATTGATCTGGACTCTGATGGGACATACAATACGACCACCGACTGGCTGTGGGTAGACAACATCTCTCAGAATGCCGAACCAGACCCTGGTGAACCCTTCTTTGTGGTCAACGATACAAATGGAAACGATGCTCTTGATGTTGGCGAGACCCTTGTAATGTTGACGACCCCTAAGACGAAGTATATTGTTGAGAAAGACGGCACTCCCCAGGCCGATCTTCAGGTATGGGTAAGAGGGGTCAACCTGACGGCAAGTACACATCAGGACACCGATGGTCACGGAACGGCCGTTGCAGGAATTCTACTTGGTGGGCAGCTCAATTATCGCAAGTATGTGGGTGTCGCCCCTGACTCGGAGCTTATGATGGTTCGAGTGTTGGGAAGTAGTGGTACTGCTCTCTCTGTTGAAGAAGGTCTCACGTGGGCTTACAATCATGGTGCCGATGTGATTCTCACGGAGATCGGTTCATGGACTTACGAATATCTGGATGGCAGCGATTCCGCCGAGACCCTGATCAATACGATCGTCTCCAATGGTGTGCCTGTCATCTCCCCAGCAGGTAACTTGGGCGGGAAGGACAAGCATGCGCTGTTCAATGTTACTGCGGACACGCAGCACCAGACTGATTTTACGATTCCTGCTCCGGATGGGACCTATGTTGTATATGATATTAATAACGTCTACATTACAGTGCTCTCGATTAATAGTACAGACTTCTGGACATGTAATTTCAGTCTGATCATGAATCTCGCAGTTTGGGGTGGACCGCCAGCACTGACGACCTATCTTCATCCGGGAAATGGCTATCTGACCTTTAATGCCGAACCCGCTGTGGTATGGGGCGGTAATACTTTCACTATCGAGTCATTCATATCGAGTTCATCTCGGAACACGCAGATGTTGGGGATTTGGATTCATGGGACGCTGCCTACGACTGGTTCCTCACCACCTTGGCATCAAGTCAATATTACAGCTCCCTCCAACATGACCTTCCATGCATACATCTCCGACGATCAAAGCTCATGGTCGGGAGGCTGTATCTGGAAGAGCGATATGTCCAACGATTACGAGATCACATGGCCCTCCACCGCTGATGACGCACTCAGTGTCGCAAGTTATAGGACCCGAAATATTTTCGCTGGAAATTCTGTTGGCGATATTGCCAGTTTCTCATCACGTGGTCCACGAATTGATGAAACCCAAAAATTAGGGGTTGCAGCCCCTGGAGGGTATGACATCATCTCAGACTATAGTAATGCCTCAGCTTGGCAGGCGTGGTTCAATGGAAACGGGCAGCTTCCATTTGGGGCGGCCTTTGGAAGTTATAGGTTATTCAGTGGCACCAGTGCCTCAGGTCCTCATGTTGCTGGTTGTGCAGCCCTAATGTTACAACGTGACTCCTCGAAAGGGTCGAGTGTCAAAGCACTGATTCAAAATAACGCTCGCTCGGACGGGTTTACTGGAACCGTACCAAATTCGATCTGGGGGTATGGTAAACTCGATGTCCAAGCTGCAGTTGCGGCAATTGATGTGGCCTCTCCCACGATTCACTCTGTAGGGCTTACCCCCTCTGTTGTGGAGTACTACCAGACAGTAGAGTTTGAGGCGAATGTGACAGACGACTCTTCCGTGGATAGTGTCTATCTGAAGTATCAGACCAATGGATGGACCTCTCCGACGTGGGCCAAGATGACCTTACAGGGAACTGGTAATTTTACAGTCACAGTTGGACCCTTTGTGTATAATTCCACAGTCTTCTATACTATCTATGCCAACGACACCTCGGGCAATGATGCAGAATCCACAGTAGCTAATTTCATTGTTGGTGATTCCGTTGCACCCTCCTTTGCTAACTTTTGGAGATCGGCGGCAACTCCCGGTGCCGGGAATCCCGTTGAGATCCGCGTGGATGTTGTCGAGCCATCAGGTGCCTCTGGTGTTGATACAGTACTACTAAACTGGTCTGCATCAGCTGGAGTCTGGACAATCACGACCATGACTGCCACTACTGGAGATACCTATTCAGCGACGATATCGGGGCAATCTGAAGGAACTATTGTCTATTATTATTTCATTGCAAATGACACAGCAGGTAATCTCAATGCATCTACCATTATCAGCTATACCACGGTAGCCGCAGAGAGTGTTCCTCCCTCGATCAATAGTGTGACTCGTGATCCCGAGACCCCTGATAGTACACAGAGTGTGACGGTGACTGCGAATGTCACGGACAGTTCTGGAGTGGACATGGTAATTCTCGAGTACTACAATGGCTCTGCATGGATCAATGTGACCATGACTCATGTGGGTGATTATTATGAGGCCACGATCCCTGCACTCCCCGAAGGGGCAACAGTGACCTATCGTGTACATGCACGTGATAATGTGGGTAATTGGGCGGTGAGCAGCGACTTCTCATATACTGTCACCGGTGGCACTACGACCACCACAACTACCACTACCACTACGACCACCACCACCACAACAACAGCACCCACCACGACGACACCCACCTCTTCGACATTGCCTGACAAAGCGGATCCGCTGATACTGGGAGCCATGTTCGGGATCATTCTAATTCTGATCATTCTCTCGGTCAAGTGGTCCCGGCGTGAGCAATGA
- a CDS encoding terpene cyclase/mutase family protein: protein MKVNLVYDVTNFVLKQGNIIDKLRIAAADYNVPSELKDEILKYLKAIINEDGGVPFEVQPGVPSSVKTTAEVLTLLLKLNWGTPELIDMMVQFIVSRQKSDGGFAETLNLNSYIEDRYGATEGREWYPVGKSITWLTGKALEALCLAKYADDERLRRARDFLIYSQNEDGHWPDYKELDVSDPLGTGNILPALVAMEVGPGNKVYEGARAALYQHLKHAIEEKNLFDMVDLIAIAPPKNKHETQIFKDAIPLLLETQRNDGGWSGIGMKKSDPELSAYLAMVVAICGEYA, encoded by the coding sequence TTGAAGGTCAATCTTGTGTATGATGTCACGAATTTTGTGTTGAAGCAAGGTAATATCATTGATAAACTGAGAATAGCTGCGGCTGATTACAATGTTCCATCCGAATTGAAGGATGAGATCCTCAAGTATCTGAAGGCCATCATTAATGAAGATGGTGGGGTTCCCTTTGAGGTGCAACCCGGCGTACCCAGCTCTGTGAAGACGACCGCCGAAGTACTCACACTGCTTCTGAAGTTGAATTGGGGGACACCCGAGCTCATCGACATGATGGTTCAATTCATTGTTTCACGGCAAAAGAGTGATGGAGGTTTTGCTGAGACTCTCAATCTCAACTCGTATATTGAAGATCGATACGGTGCGACAGAGGGGCGCGAGTGGTATCCCGTGGGCAAGAGCATTACGTGGCTCACAGGAAAGGCACTTGAGGCTCTATGCCTTGCAAAGTATGCAGATGACGAACGGTTACGAAGAGCTCGTGATTTTTTGATCTATTCTCAAAATGAAGATGGGCACTGGCCCGACTACAAGGAACTTGATGTGTCCGATCCACTAGGGACGGGTAACATACTCCCCGCTCTTGTGGCCATGGAGGTCGGACCCGGTAACAAGGTCTACGAAGGTGCGCGGGCTGCGCTCTATCAGCACTTAAAGCATGCGATCGAAGAAAAGAATCTCTTTGACATGGTGGATCTTATTGCAATTGCGCCTCCAAAGAATAAGCACGAGACCCAAATTTTTAAGGATGCTATTCCCCTGCTTCTTGAAACTCAGCGGAATGATGGCGGCTGGAGCGGTATCGGAATGAAGAAGAGTGATCCCGAACTCTCAGCCTATTTGGCCATGGTCGTTGCGATCTGCGGGGAATATGCATGA
- a CDS encoding DUF1015 domain-containing protein: protein MVRVIPFKAYRYNVAKAGDLSNLVSPPYDIIKGEKIDRLQSMSEYNIAWIIRNKPQDSDTESNNQYTRARDLLNEWIKDNILVQDDNESFYVYGQDFEVYGQRLFRFGFIGLIRLEDFAKEAPSSGKFAGVLQHEETLPKDIQDRLNLSRACMAQFGQIFVIYPDHEGNVDNILQKAMKNEPIADVTDYEGVRHRIWKIDDKSDTAKISELMADKYVIIADGHHRYKTALALSKEHPELESAKYRMMTFVNISNPGLVVLPTHRLVQNLDDFSREKLLEGIKTHFDVQVFDKREDMFTLMDKQFKEGAHAFGLYMNDGKFYALTLKDAKIMDEMLPDKSKELRQLDVSILHTLILDKILGINKEKLAQGTMKGGGFVVYIKGIGDAVDEAIKSVKNGAQAVFFMNPTRVEEVEAVSKNFEVMPQKSTFFQPKIWTGFTINKLT from the coding sequence ATGGTGCGCGTTATTCCTTTCAAGGCTTACCGGTATAATGTTGCAAAGGCAGGTGACCTGTCAAACCTTGTGTCCCCGCCTTACGACATCATCAAGGGAGAGAAAATCGATAGACTCCAGTCGATGTCGGAATACAATATTGCTTGGATCATACGGAACAAACCTCAGGATAGCGATACTGAATCCAACAACCAGTACACGCGAGCACGTGACCTACTCAATGAATGGATCAAAGATAACATCCTCGTTCAAGATGACAATGAGAGCTTCTACGTGTACGGTCAAGACTTTGAGGTCTACGGTCAGAGACTCTTCAGGTTTGGTTTCATTGGCCTGATCCGACTTGAGGATTTTGCCAAAGAGGCTCCCAGTTCTGGGAAATTTGCAGGAGTCCTTCAACATGAAGAGACCCTTCCAAAGGACATTCAGGACCGCCTCAATCTCAGTCGCGCATGCATGGCGCAGTTTGGTCAGATCTTTGTGATCTATCCAGACCATGAGGGCAATGTTGACAACATACTACAGAAAGCAATGAAGAACGAGCCCATCGCGGATGTGACCGACTACGAAGGAGTCAGACACAGGATCTGGAAGATTGATGACAAATCGGACACGGCCAAGATCTCAGAGCTGATGGCGGACAAATATGTCATCATTGCAGATGGTCATCACCGTTACAAGACTGCACTTGCACTCTCAAAGGAACATCCCGAACTCGAGAGCGCAAAATACCGAATGATGACCTTCGTCAATATCTCAAATCCCGGATTGGTAGTGCTTCCAACTCACAGACTAGTACAGAACCTTGATGACTTCTCAAGAGAGAAATTACTGGAAGGGATCAAGACACACTTTGACGTTCAGGTCTTCGACAAGCGCGAGGACATGTTCACACTAATGGACAAGCAATTCAAGGAGGGCGCCCATGCATTTGGTCTGTACATGAATGATGGCAAATTCTATGCATTGACCCTCAAGGATGCCAAGATCATGGATGAGATGCTTCCTGATAAGTCAAAAGAACTTCGTCAACTAGATGTATCAATCCTCCATACTCTGATCCTCGACAAGATTCTTGGGATCAACAAAGAGAAACTTGCGCAGGGGACCATGAAGGGGGGAGGCTTTGTCGTATACATCAAGGGCATAGGTGATGCAGTTGACGAGGCAATAAAGTCGGTCAAGAATGGCGCACAGGCCGTCTTCTTTATGAACCCAACTCGGGTGGAAGAGGTTGAAGCGGTGTCCAAGAATTTCGAGGTCATGCCGCAGAAGAGCACCTTTTTCCAACCAAAAATATGGACAGGTTTCACGATCAACAAACTAACTTAA
- the serC gene encoding 3-phosphoserine/phosphohydroxythreonine transaminase, producing the protein MTHRVYNFYPGPATLPLPALEKAQAELLDFQGTGMSILEISHRSKEYDKVHHEAMDLVRELMRLSDDYKVLWLQGGASTQFYQVPLNLQVPGKPMEYVNTGGWSTKAIKEAKLYGDVRVVASSEDDKFSYVPQNIEFSDDIAYAHITSNNTLYGTEWHYIPKVPDDIPLVVDLSSDIMDKVIDFNKFAVMYAGAQKNLGPAGVTLLIVREDLLDRVPENTPTMQKWSTHAAKDSLFNTPPVFSIYMAKLGLEYLKEIGGVAAIEKINREKAKLLYDVIDHSDGFYKGHARKDSRSLMNVTFRLETEELELKCTEEGAKRGLVGLKGHRSVGGMRASIYNAMTLEGVKLLAEFLKEFQEENQ; encoded by the coding sequence ATGACCCATCGAGTCTACAATTTTTACCCTGGCCCTGCAACTCTACCACTGCCAGCTCTTGAAAAGGCACAAGCAGAGCTGTTGGACTTTCAGGGAACAGGAATGTCAATTCTTGAGATCTCTCACCGATCAAAGGAATATGACAAGGTACATCATGAGGCAATGGATCTCGTCCGAGAATTGATGAGGCTCTCCGATGACTACAAAGTGCTCTGGCTTCAGGGTGGCGCTTCGACACAGTTCTATCAGGTCCCGTTGAACCTGCAAGTTCCGGGCAAACCTATGGAATACGTCAATACAGGAGGCTGGTCCACGAAAGCGATCAAAGAGGCCAAGCTCTACGGGGATGTGAGAGTTGTTGCATCTTCTGAGGATGATAAGTTCTCGTATGTTCCGCAAAATATCGAATTCAGTGATGATATTGCATATGCACACATCACCTCCAACAACACACTGTACGGTACTGAGTGGCATTACATACCCAAAGTCCCAGATGACATCCCCTTAGTGGTTGACTTGAGTTCGGATATCATGGACAAGGTCATCGACTTTAACAAGTTCGCAGTCATGTACGCAGGTGCGCAAAAGAACCTTGGTCCGGCTGGTGTGACACTGCTCATCGTACGGGAAGATCTCTTGGACCGAGTCCCAGAGAACACACCGACCATGCAGAAGTGGAGCACTCACGCGGCAAAGGACTCGCTCTTCAACACACCTCCTGTCTTCTCGATCTACATGGCGAAGCTTGGACTTGAGTATCTGAAGGAGATCGGCGGGGTGGCAGCGATTGAGAAGATCAATCGTGAGAAGGCCAAACTGCTCTATGATGTGATCGACCACTCGGATGGTTTTTACAAGGGCCATGCCCGGAAAGACTCACGGTCTCTGATGAATGTCACATTCCGGCTCGAAACTGAAGAGCTCGAGCTCAAGTGCACAGAAGAGGGGGCAAAGCGTGGACTTGTTGGTCTCAAGGGGCACAGATCAGTTGGAGGAATGCGTGCATCCATCTACAACGCCATGACCCTTGAGGGAGTCAAGCTATTGGCCGAGTTCCTCAAAGAGTTTCAGGAAGAGAATCAGTAA
- a CDS encoding MGMT family protein has product MPDGSSKTLTVLEVNGLYAAAVMTTTGIFATSLPRPSRSEAVQAVRGESLPETTDPEALKVLRLVFQVFEGRPVDLSGLRFDFTGLSAKQRKVLETTMQIPYGTTITYGELARNAGLQGAARFVGNVMAANRFAPLIPCHRVISGTGLGGYGLGLHVKTTLLKREGALQT; this is encoded by the coding sequence ATGCCGGATGGTAGTTCCAAGACGCTTACAGTACTTGAGGTCAATGGCCTCTATGCAGCAGCAGTCATGACTACTACTGGCATCTTTGCGACCTCACTTCCGCGTCCGTCCCGCTCGGAGGCCGTGCAGGCAGTACGTGGGGAATCACTCCCAGAGACCACAGATCCGGAAGCGCTCAAAGTACTACGACTTGTCTTTCAGGTCTTTGAGGGACGACCGGTCGATCTCTCTGGTCTGCGATTTGACTTTACTGGACTGAGCGCGAAACAGCGCAAGGTCTTAGAGACAACAATGCAGATCCCATATGGTACAACGATCACTTATGGTGAACTGGCCCGAAACGCTGGTCTGCAAGGGGCAGCACGATTTGTTGGGAACGTCATGGCCGCAAATCGATTCGCACCACTCATTCCGTGCCACAGAGTTATATCTGGTACTGGACTTGGTGGTTATGGCCTTGGTCTGCATGTGAAGACCACACTCCTAAAAAGGGAAGGAGCTTTACAAACGTAA